The stretch of DNA gtatcATCTTTCCTATGGGTGACAATATATGACCCGACTCGtgaacccaacacgaacacgacacgaaatTAGTGGATTTGAGTTTTATGTTAATGGGTTTaggtcaaaacaggttgaccagttaagacacgatttataAGCGAATCAATAACGGGTCAATCCATTTAACCTGAAATCAACCTGTTTTGATccgtttagattttatttcaaaattataattttattattgttgagttataatattgatatttctcattatgcttatgttgttattgttaatGTTGTAATTCTGGACCTATGCTTTGTTATTGTagattttgtaatattggttttattatattttaaaatttgaaaaatgctgatattttttgttaataggtagtcttatttttttaaaaggatattgtggctactaataaatatatattttaacttttatgtgaaattatgttaatcaaatGGGTAATGCGCGTtagttcaatccatttacatgaaacatatttaaatgaattGTGTCGTGTTTacctatttctaattaattattaaacgggtcaaaacgggtaACACGACATGACCCATTATCTAAATGGGTCGGTTTAgggtttgaaagtttgacatgTTTAGCTTAATGGGTCAGGTTGATCTATATAGTcgaatgttcatgacttgacaCAACACAAATACGACCCGAAAACACAAATTTCCACCCCTAATCTTTCCTTCAATGCGGAACTGCAATCCATGTTTGGTGATATTTACCAAGTCTGTTTGTCAGCACTTCATGCTAGTCAAGCTGTGATCAATTGGTCTTTGAATTTCGAAAAGGCACCTTTGTTGAAATTAATATGTGAAAGTTGTATATCTccttttaacttaaaaaaacaaaagttttataTCTCCTTTCATAAAATTGATTACTTTTCTGCCTCTTAAATTAGATACTTCTGGCATATGATGACATGTCAATGTGTATTTTTGTGTTTCCAACCATTATTCAGGTACATGATTTCGTCCAACATGGGTGAGGTCGCCTCTATTTTTCTAACAGCAGCTTTAGGTATTCCGGAGGGCCTGATACCTGTCCAACTTCTGTGGGTCAATCTTGTTACTGATGGACCACCTGCAACTGCTTTGGGATTCAATCCTCCAGATAAGGACATAATGAAGAAGCCACCTCGTAGAAGTGATGATTCACTAATCAATGCTTGGATTTTATTCCGCTATCTGGTATGTGTCCTTTCCTTATGCTCCAAATTATGTTGACATTAATGTTTAtaagttttagttttttctttctgcACACTTTCCGCTGATAGCACTGGGGGActtgatatataattaatccaCTTTAATGACTGCACACAGGTAATTGGGATGTATGTTGGAATAGCAACCGTTGGTATATTTATCATTTGGTACACCCATGGTTCCTTCCTGGGCATCGACCTCAGTGGAGATGGTCATAGCCTGGTCACATACTCCCAACTTTCCAACTGGGGGCAGTGCTCATCCTGGAAGAACTTCACCGCCTCATCCTTCACTGCTGGCAGCCAGGTCATCTCTTTTGAAAACCCTTGCGATTATTTCCATGGTGGTAAAGTGAAAGCGATGACACTCTCGCTCTCTGTTTTGGTTGCCATCGAAATGTTCAACTCCCTCAATGCGCTTTCTGAGGACGGAAGCCTCTTAACAATGCCCCCATGGGTGAACCCGTGGTTGCTTTTGGCCATGTCAATCTCATTTGGCTTGCACTTCTTGATCCTCTACGTGCCCTTCCTGGCAGGAGTATTTGGCATTGTGCCCCTCAGCTTCAATGAATGGCTCTTGGTTTTGGTAGTTGCATTGCCCGTGATTCTGATTGATGAGATTCTCAAGTTCGTAGGGAGATGTACAAGTGGGTCTCGAGCACCCAGTAGAAGAACGATAAAACCCAAGTCAGAGTGAGGCAACTTGTGGAGAATTTTTATTCCTAAGACTGCCACTGTTGGTTGGTATTTTTGACATGGGATTATTAACCTCCGTTCTTTTGATACTTCATAGTTTTTTatggggaagaaaaaaaagaaaaggacattTTTTCATTACTTCATTAGAAAATTTATGCAGCTCGTTCTTGTCATGCCCATCTTGATGGAATGTCTCCGAGGCAATGTATAAAATGCACTAGGTTGGGCTTCTGTCTGCAGTGTATAAAATGCAACCCCAACTTACAACCCACCGAACCCTAATCCTCACATATTCTAATTGACACATCAAACACAGTTAGAAATAATCAAGGATGATGTAATGTGTTAGTTCTGATGGTTGGTAGGTGTaatgtattaattttgataatcaAGGTAGGTGCAATGTGTATTTTCCAACTAATAATTGTCTAGGAACTTGACAAGGATAAAGCAGCCCATATCCCTCCCAGCTAATCTCCTACATTAGATATTTTCTGTACAAACTGTAATTAATTCGACATATCCGTACTGTATAactatatttcttttatgcCCTTGAAAATTTCTGTAAAATCGCCGTAAactgtaattataatttgatctttAGGGCCCTCTACAAGttgtaattgtaatttgatCTCCAATGACCATTTGCAAACTTTTGTTGGTACCGAGGTTGTAACAGGCAGTTGTAGGGTGTGCCAACGCTATAATCGAGCACTTGCTTGATAATCGGGCATAGTGTGATTGTTTATCATTAGCAAAGAGCGTGCATTTCAAATTTGGTGATCGGTTTTGTTTTCGTGGGTGCTAGTATATTTCTTGTCCTCTAAGGTGATTTCAAGATTGTGTTGAGATATTTAGGATCATAATTAGACAAAATGATTTACACCATTAATCTAGTTGAAATTTTTAGAaacttatagaaaaataatttttttttgcgaTGATGTGGCGGAAAGTGGCCCAATCCGAGAGGTGGTGTGAGCTTAGTGAAGAAACGGTTTCTTTATGCTCAAGGACTTTCGGTGGCCCATACctctgaaaattttgctcacAAGAAACTATCATAGGCAAGTGGTTCGAGGTGTTGCACCCCAAGTACCTTAGCAATGTTTGCGGAAGCAAGTCTAAGaactttacattaaaaaaaccTCGATCCAGTCGAGCCCAGCTCCTTGTAGCACCTTtttgcccattacaccaagttAACCTTTTCCCTTGAAAATTAGTTTCAAGTAATCCACACCCATTGATCAGAggaataagaatattatttgcTTCTTGAATTTGTTCAAGATGAAAACACCCCAATTGTGAAAAACCTGATATTTACACAACCATAAATAGCATATGAAAAACCTGATATTTACACAATACACTTGTGATTTTCTCTTCTACATTTTAGCAAACACCTTAAATGCACACCGTGTTCTCCATCGCAGCAGCTCTTCTGTGTTTCCATCATTCTTTTCCACAATACAAATAGCCAACCTTTTGGGAAATTTTttctaatccatcaaaacagcgaaaatagagaaattttcCTGGTCTCCCATTTTCAAGCGTGAATTTTCTGGATTTTGCTCTCGTGTAGCATCGAAGCCTCGAACTTTTTGGGAAAAAAAGACTCTGTTCTTCATATTCTTGTATATGACTCCTTGATCTCGAGATTTCACCTCATGTGCAGCGTCGAGCACCCTGGAGACAGCGACAAAGGAGATTTAACTGCAGTCGAAGATGGAGCAGCTGCCTGAGGAGAAGGAGCAAAAACTGGAGGAGTCACTGCCGGAGAGGTGGGAGATGAGACCAATGGGGATGTCTTTTGGGACGAGGTGGGAGACGAGCTTTTTTCTGTAAAAGGAGAAACGAGTGCCAAGGGAGAAATGAGTGGGGACTGAGATGCATAACATCTCCATGATAGTTGTGATGGGCTGTCTACGTGTCATTTAATTATTGGTGGGCTGTTAATTGGATAATATTGGACGGACCGGTGCTAAGGTTTTCTCATATCTTATTCCCGAAGACTACTCGTTCACTATCCGTAccatgtgaatttatttttgagtctTGATATCGGTACCGATAAATGGTACCAATGGCCGAATcgataagtataaaaaattttctttttttttaatatatattttttaaattgtttttgttaaaaaaacacCATTTCACTATTAAATACTTCCATAaccattatttcttttaaaaagaaaaaaagtatcgATCAATTTGGGGGTCCAATTCCTCAACCCAGCATTTTCCTCTATTTCTTCTGCTCTGCCGTCCCACTGAACTTTTTTTGAGAAGCTTTCAAGAGAATTTCCTACCCAAAATAGACAAACTCTCTCTCGTCCCGCCCAATGTTGTGTTTTTCGATTGCACGACATATAATTAACCGActttgaataaagaaaaatgttgaataCAGTTGCCGTGCATAATTGCAGGAGAATTGGTGCCCACGTAAAAAATGAAACGCACCATTTTAGTCAAGTATTTAAACGAATCGTTTCATACTAAAGAGATTTTCCTCTATTCGTCTTCCCACGAACTCTCCCTTCCTTCGTCTTCCCACAAATCTCTGCCTCTCCATTTGTACTGTCGTTCCACCATCGTTTTCCCACTAAGCACAACCTTCCCACAAAGGGATGTCTCTCCCTACTTTCGTCTGCCCACGAAACTCTGCCTCTCCCTCCCACGGTTCACTCATCGCCGTTAATTTTCAATCAACAGTATGTGCTTTCAAGTCTTATAAAAGAGGGTAAATAATGCATCTATGTCTGAGAATTATGTGGCAAATGAAAAGCTCTCATCAGATACCACACAACATAATTCACATCCATCTTCGGAAATTATGAAACTCATTACTTGTTTTAAACTGCATTTAGGAGAGGAGATTTTTTCAGTGCAGACAAAACAAGGCCAAAACCTTATTGATATTCCGGCTATACTCAGTACATACAAATATAATGCTATTCCATCTTAGAAATGCATGCTAAAGAGAAGTTTCATTGCTATCAAGGGAATCGAAGGAAGACAAGCAAATTAGAGTTTAAGGCTAAAAGATATTGCTATCTGGTTTATTAACATTAAATTTCACATaccaaaaatactttattttccCAATATGCATGGTGATTTCTTACTAGGAAATAATTTTCTGAATAATTCTTTATCTATACAGATTCATCAAACACTTATTCCATTGACACTAAAAAAGCGAGTTTGTCGATATTATCATACTTATCAACACAAATAATATTGCAAGTGTGCATCAGACTTTCAAGCCAAAAAAGTTTAGTGAAAATCATATTCAAATAGTCAATATTCTactcttttcaaaatcattgaAGAAAACTTCATTGAGGTCCTTTATCATGTTAGTCAATCAGTACCTATTTTAGTAAGCTACTTTTATTTGATGGACAATTACTGCTTTGGGTATTACAGAAGTTCTAATGTTCCATGGACTTTGTGAGAAAACAATCTCCTTTATTTATTGAGAAAGGTTTGAGTGAACACCTTCGAGGAAAGAAGCACAAGGCCAAAGAAACAGGGCTTAGAACCCAGAGAATGGACAAGATTGACAGATCAAGATCACTGCCAAAGGAATGAACGCCTTCGCAGCTTACAGAGATTACTGATATTGGAAGCTCAGGACTGGAGACAAAAACTGAAGGGGAATCAGTTCACATCTTCTTGCGGAATGGAGCAAATACACACGAAGATCCAGTTGAGATTAGTAGTTGACcgagaaaagaaaatcaaagatcttACCAATGTCTGATGAAGCTACCCacgaagtaaaattaaaaacaaactacaaaaaaaataaaaataaataatcggACAAATCAAATGAGATCCCAAAACGGACTCCCTAGCATTCCCGATGAGTTTTGGCCAAAGTCCTAAAAAACAAGGAAACTCCAACAATAATGATATCCCAAAGTAGTTGATATCCATAACTTTCTCAACTGACAAGctcatgaaaataaacaaggAAACTAAAATCAACATAATAGCAAGCAACGTGCATCTTCGCTTGGTGACAATCCATCTAGCCTAGAAGAACTGCCACCTTTACCCACATTTATTCTACAGATAAACTGCTATTTAATTACTAAGTAGCTCGATTTTTATGGTCCATTACCGTGGCATGTCCTCATAGAAGAACTCTTTAAAAGAATTCATGCATTCTGTTTGCAAACGGAGTGCTATGATTAGAGATCCATCTGCAGCTGGACTTGACATGATGTACGTCTtgccatcatcatcatttattaATGCTGGACCAACGTATATTGGCTTTCCCCACCCATAATCCATACCATAAAATGGCAAATTGATCCAACTTAAAATAGAAGCGTTGGGATTTCCTAAATAATTAGGTGGATTGGTGTGTGCACCATTGTGCAAGCCACACCTCAAAGCGCCCACATCCTTCTGGCTAGCAATAAAATCAAGAGCAGACCTTATATACTCATCTGTCATACGCTCGATGGCTTCCCTTAGTTTTCCGGCAGCATAACTAAGTGGTTTGGCCAAGAGGTCGCCATGGACACATTTCGATGTTACGGTCTGAAGAACTGTGTTTCCAAAGTATCCTGGGGGGAGAGACGGCTTCAAGCGGCTGCGAAAATCAATCACCAATGTAACTCTTGTTGGTTGAGAGTTATCGTTTGCTCGCGCCTTGCATATACACCTCCATAAGTGGCTGGCAATAGTTTCATATCGAGAATAAGGTCGCGTCGACACCATCTCCACGTCCTGACATGGGATCGCATTGGCTTTCTTCCTTAGTCCCTCGACTTGCTCTTTGGTGACTTTCAATATGGCGACAcaagtttctttcttcttctcctcattgGCATCAGTGTGTCCCAATCGGAGTGGTGGTTTGGTGAACTCTTTATGCTCAAAGCGTGGAGGCATAAGCGGTTCATGAAGTGATTGTAATATGGTGCGATCATGGAAAGGCATCTCATTCTCCTCCAATTCATCTCCTCGAGCCAACTTGGCCCATGCATTGAAGAATTTAGCTGCAGACCATCCATCAACCATTGTGTGGGACATGACTGTTGCAACACAGAGACCACCGCAGCTAAACGTTGTGACTTGCACCAGCAGCAAGGGCCAGTCCTCAATCGGTCTACCATAATCAACCTTAGGGACCAGATCTTCGATTGCCTTCATTGGTGCAAAGTCGCCAAGTTCATCAAGTTTTGCTTCTGAATAAGCTTCCAGTAACTGCGCTCCCTTGGCATTGCAATGGACTTCCAGTCGACCACCATGAATCCAGTGTAGTCGACCAGCTAGTGGATAATAGGGAACCAATACACGACTTAGGGAGTCTTTCAAAGTCTCTACTGTCTTTGTTTTTTCGTTGTTGTCACCGGTGTCTTTGTAAATAAAGATGAGCGGTATATGAGTCCATTGCATTCGTTGATCACACTCGGATAACCGTAATACGCCACCCGGGGTAGGCTTGCTTGGAATGATGGAGGAAGTAGACTTGACGTAAACcattatgttttgaaaatattctgTGTGTGTTTTTCTGCAATTTTCTcactatatatagactatatatatatggcttgaaaaagaaaatgtgaagtATAATTCTATCACATTTTGGGCTCTTTGGAGGGCTAGATGTGCCTCTTGGATGGAGGGTGTTAGTTATGATTGGAGGGTCATTTCGAGAgttgtgaaaaataatttaagggaTATCTCACATGGGttgcaaaaatttaaaaaaaaatgggagctAATAATTTGTCAATTTTGCAGAAATTAAATTGTCCAGTAATTTTTAACTTGATAATCGGTGGTGGAGGCATCATTCATGGTCATCGTGATAAAGTGATAGCGGGCATGTGATGAATACAATAGCTGAATGTTGAACTTTATTGGATGTTGAGCTTTATTAGTGGGGCTCACATGCTTGCGTAGGTGGGCAAGTACTCTTCATAATAATAAGAACgtattgaaagttgagaaaagTACTGCAATGTtgaacaattataaaaaattgtcaaactatatggcttgaaaaagaaaatgtgaagtACAATTCTATCACATTTTTATACAATCAACCCTTCAAACGCTGCGTGCAAGCTCATGCGCAGCCCTATTTCCCTCCCTGTACACACGATTGATGATAGCATGATATGAACTTGCGAGAATCAAATCCCTTCCTTAATTCCCATTGGCATGCAAGTGCCAAAACAAACCCATCAATCTCTCAACTTCTTATCATCCTGCTGCAAAGATTGTGCGGTAAAAAATCGAAACAGAGCACCAGCATGTTTCAGTGGTCCAAAATGGTCCCATGCACTCTGAAAGATTCAGTGATGATGGATATATCTGCTACGTACGTGCGTCGTGGCTAGCtgtcctctttctttttcaactcatcaaaattatttaCGCAATTAATGTGGTCGCTGGTTCTTGGAGGCAGACTAGTTGGTGGTCCCTAAAATCCGGTAGGAGGAGGCAGACCAGAACTCGAGTTTTAAATTCAGATTAAAATCCGGTTCGATTGTGCTGGATCAAATCCGGATCCGAATCCGAAtgaatctaaattttaaatccAGAATCCGGTCTACAACCCGTTaacccttttttcctttttctttttttctcctcgTATAACATCtataaattctttaattttggAATCGCTCACCAGCAGGTTTAATGCCCTGCAACAAAAATGCATCAGTATGCATACTGGATGTTAGCTTATAGGTTTACGTTTCATGGTAAAACACCCAGTAGGTTTCATAGTTTATAGGTTTCTAGATGGTATCAAGATAGGccaaaacttataaatttgaGCTAGGTTTTCGGCTTTTTGCTGGCGAGAAGAGATGAGTCTACTTACGAGTGTGTGATTTAAAGTGTGGGCTGCTGCTTCAGGTGCAGGGTCTAGTTGCATATCGTTCCAGGAGAGGGCCTCTATTAGAAAGACAAGTT from Juglans regia cultivar Chandler chromosome 4, Walnut 2.0, whole genome shotgun sequence encodes:
- the LOC108999688 gene encoding spermidine hydroxycinnamoyl transferase-like gives rise to the protein MVYVKSTSSIIPSKPTPGGVLRLSECDQRMQWTHIPLIFIYKDTGDNNEKTKTVETLKDSLSRVLVPYYPLAGRLHWIHGGRLEVHCNAKGAQLLEAYSEAKLDELGDFAPMKAIEDLVPKVDYGRPIEDWPLLLVQVTTFSCGGLCVATVMSHTMVDGWSAAKFFNAWAKLARGDELEENEMPFHDRTILQSLHEPLMPPRFEHKEFTKPPLRLGHTDANEEKKKETCVAILKVTKEQVEGLRKKANAIPCQDVEMVSTRPYSRYETIASHLWRCICKARANDNSQPTRVTLVIDFRSRLKPSLPPGYFGNTVLQTVTSKCVHGDLLAKPLSYAAGKLREAIERMTDEYIRSALDFIASQKDVGALRCGLHNGAHTNPPNYLGNPNASILSWINLPFYGMDYGWGKPIYVGPALINDDDGKTYIMSSPAADGSLIIALRLQTECMNSFKEFFYEDMPR